A DNA window from Brassica napus cultivar Da-Ae chromosome A4, Da-Ae, whole genome shotgun sequence contains the following coding sequences:
- the LOC106447454 gene encoding uncharacterized protein LOC106447454: MSRLPPLCLPLMENTPASELTPTRLGFPTEFPYEFDSPAFTSPGDSTDESSDDEEDFLAGLSRRLAPSTQRLPPPSSEVKRNVAATSPQSTLSGFGSYSTSGSRSPVLPPPSQTTSFRRDDVLDVISAAAGEVARLKLGSYEPHHLPRQNAAFQTDHYIQQQRLLLHQMWLSSQSRIKNSENLRHMKHNALVANAALMRQHAGTPLKRPSTGTGVFLPRRYPATTTPSEPIKKPVPVVNTTAMLQSKVNFDEFINVKSRQSQFDYECMLARSRLLARQGNYRAAGCLNQERRLPQDWMY; the protein is encoded by the exons ATGTCTCGTCTCCCTCCTCTCTGCCTCCCTCTCATGGAGAATACCCCTGCTTCCGAGTTAACCCCGACTCGACTCGGTTTCCCCACCGAGTTCCCTTACGAGTTCGACTCCCCCGCTTTCACCTCTCCCGGTGACTCGACCGACGAGAGCAGCGACGACGAGGAAGACTTCCTCGCCGGCCTCTCTCGCCGACTCGCTCCCTCGACTCAGCGCCTCCCTCCTCCCTCCTCCGAGGTGAAACGTAACGTCGCAGCTACCTCGCCGCAGTCAACGCTGAGCGGATTCGGAAGCTACTCAACCTCGGGAAGCAGAAGCCCTGTTCTTCCTCCACCTTctcaaacgacgtcgtttcgtAGAGACGATGTCTTGGATGTGATCTCTGCTGCAGCTGGAGAAGTGGCGAGACTCAAACTCGGAAGCTACGAGCCTCACCACCTTCCCCGCCAAAACGCTGCGTTTCAGACCGACCACTATATCCAGCAGCAGCGTCTGCTTCTTCACCAGATGTGGCTATCTTCTCAGTCAAGAATCAAGAACTCGGAAAACCTCAGACACATGAAGCATAATGCTTTAGTAGCCAACGCCGCGTTGATGCGTCAGCACGCCGGAACTCCCCTGAAACGTCCGTCTACCGGCACCGGAGTTTTCCTTCCACGGCGATACCCAGCAACAACAACTCCTTCCGAGCCCATCAAGAAGCCAGTACCAGTAGTCAACACAACGGCTATGTTGCAGTCAAAAGTCAACTTCGATGAGTTCATAAATGTTAAGTCAAGACAGAGTCAGTTCGATTACG AGTGCATGTTAGCAAGAAGTAGACTACTTGCTCGTCAGGGAAACTACAGAGCAGCTGGTTGTCTGAATCAAGAGAGACGTCTTCCTCAGGACTGGATGTACTGA
- the LOC106450266 gene encoding uncharacterized protein LOC106450266 isoform X1 produces MDKKKSVSGSSSSSSFDHLFGPRVSSSSSSSTTGLFQSIFPPPSMGTQADLANPNGAAIYQPPGLGIPNERGERRKNKERKRYQNEETQPPCNLSSSIYYGGQDNYSSSTPPQSTTNPDAYKKDGDEDDSESASRGNWWEGSLYY; encoded by the exons ATGGACAAGAAAAAGTCAGTATCAGGTtcctcctcatcctcatctttcgATCATCTTTTTGGTCCAAGAGTCTCTTCCTCGTCTTCTTCATCAACAACAGGGTTGTTCCAATCCATTTTCCCACCACCCTCAATG GGGACGCAAGCGGACTTGGCAAATCCAAATGGAGCGGCTATATATCAACCTCCAGGTTTGGGGATTCCAA ATGAAAGAGGAGAAAGGAGAAAAAACAAGGAGAGAAAGCGTTACCAAAATGAAGAAACACAACCACCATGCAACTTGAGCTCATCCATATATTATGGAGGCCAAGACAACTATTCCTCctcaacaccaccacaatcaaCAACCAATCCAGATGCT TATAAGAAAGATGGAGACGAAGACGATTCTGAAAGTGCTTCAAGAGGAAATTGGTGGGAGG GATCGCTTTATTACTAG
- the LOC106450266 gene encoding uncharacterized protein LOC106450266 isoform X2: MDKKKSVSGSSSSSSFDHLFGPRVSSSSSSSTTGLFQSIFPPPSMGTQADLANPNGAAIYQPPDERGERRKNKERKRYQNEETQPPCNLSSSIYYGGQDNYSSSTPPQSTTNPDAYKKDGDEDDSESASRGNWWEGSLYY, from the exons ATGGACAAGAAAAAGTCAGTATCAGGTtcctcctcatcctcatctttcgATCATCTTTTTGGTCCAAGAGTCTCTTCCTCGTCTTCTTCATCAACAACAGGGTTGTTCCAATCCATTTTCCCACCACCCTCAATG GGGACGCAAGCGGACTTGGCAAATCCAAATGGAGCGGCTATATATCAACCTCCAG ATGAAAGAGGAGAAAGGAGAAAAAACAAGGAGAGAAAGCGTTACCAAAATGAAGAAACACAACCACCATGCAACTTGAGCTCATCCATATATTATGGAGGCCAAGACAACTATTCCTCctcaacaccaccacaatcaaCAACCAATCCAGATGCT TATAAGAAAGATGGAGACGAAGACGATTCTGAAAGTGCTTCAAGAGGAAATTGGTGGGAGG GATCGCTTTATTACTAG
- the LOC106447455 gene encoding E3 ubiquitin-protein ligase HOS1 gives MNTNGSSSASADRSMNLPQQPDYASKPVQEALMHLASTNLRDLCNEAKVERCRATRDLTSCGRSVRFALNPCGHASLCRECCERFDLCPICRSTLPRSGDKLRLRLYYECVEAGLISRVHGDASEDEDEDGVHRLYSLFDVALNNNLISVVCYYITNVCMDEAAVSSDPVIAFLLDEVVVKDWVKRTFRSILAGLQEIYSLEVKEMQGWLDKLLKYSKQVAGICSVLEVMESAFKGSVSPQLQDVEKLKDNIGKTKQHLDIMIWCIRHGFLHDVKSRYSNFTSWKALVLERKSNAIKRAWPDAVDQSSACSVQGASLFIEDALENLEREPEYSQDIGADLGVGCLQNDERSFLRSRIEGTSGSYPFENLRTAADKLFLHGSSDLVVAKQAIFLYYLFDRHWTTPEEHWKHIVDDFAATFGITRHSLLESFVFYLLDDPSEEALQEACRTLPEICGPETYPKVAQVLLERENPETALKVLRWSGRDGASELVSIGEAVTAVRVRVECGLLSEAFTYQRTLCLKVKENELKNGPVKHVADDGDSLSWTEWMEILVNEFCCLSIRRNVVDRIIELPWNPDEEKYLHRCLLDSATDDPSSAVGSLLVVFYLQRYRYIQAYQIDLRLQKIEEAFVSENRIGEEVMSRMRSQSHWRKELVDKAIDILPAIQQQQVRSGQFSEMEDTSESAYEAATSTDLPEAKQSSVPVSTNSVFLQRTKDGGAREPVANNGSSPFQPSRLIGSASIDISHGKLFTSANRGQKSEVRSITKALKFGEASTPFKDLNRARGNSQLKGRRTEDTSPEINVDRFMDSPYLTANSPVTMKPRSTHLNGSAPKPESTFFGVRMQQDREHPSHLDDPMDMSSSLKNNNNVLATESRNKSGGLRWRSDEGSDEESEPMWGMEPTSSGSMPVKGRRTRRFTAR, from the exons ATGAACACGAACGGCTCTTCCTCCGCCTCCGCCGATAGATCGATGAATCTTCCTCAACAGCCTGATTACGCTAGCAAACCTGTTCAG GAGGCGTTGATGCATTTGGCATCTACCAACCTCAGAGATCTGTGCAACGAGGCGAAAGTTGAGCGTTGCCGTGCCACCAGAGACTTGACGAGCTGTGGGAGATCTGTGCGCTTTGCGTTGAATCCATGTGGTCATGCTTCACTGTGCAGAGAGTGTTGTGAGAGGTTTGATCTTTGTCCCATTTGTAGAAGTACACTACCAAGATCTGGAGATAAGCTTCGGCTTCGTCTCTACTATGAGTGTGTTGAAGCTGGTTTAATCTCCCGAGTACATGGAGATGCATCAGaggatgaagatgaggatggtGTTCATCGCCTTTATTCTCTGTTCGATGTTGCCTTGAACAATAATTTGATATCTGTGGTTTGCTATT ATATCACCAATGTTTGTATGGATGAGGCAGCTGTATCTAGTGACCCGGTCATTGCTTTCTTGCTGGATGAAGTTGTTGTCAAAGACTGGGTCAAGCGTACATTCAGGAGCATCTTAGCTGGGCTTCAAGAAATCT ATAGTCTTGAAGTGAAGGAGATGCAAGGGTGGTTAGATAAACTCCTGAAGTATTCGAAACAAGTAGCTGGCATATGTAGTGTGCTTGAAGTTATGGAGTCAGCGTTTAAGGGTTCTGTTTCACCTCAGCTTCAAGACGTGGAGAAGCTTAAGGATAACATTGGAAAAACAAAGCAG CATCTGGACATTATGATCTGGTGCATAAGACACGGATTTCTGCATGATGTGAAGTCTCGGTATTCTAATTTTACATCGTGGAAGGCTCTGGTGCTTGAAAGGAAATCAAATGCAATTAAGCGTGCATGGCCTGATGCCGTAGATCAGTCTTCAGCTTGCAGTGTACAGGGTGCTTCCCTTTTTATCGAGGATGCTTTGGAAAATCTTGAGAGAGAGCCAGAGTACAGTCAAGACATAGGGGCAGACCTAGGAGTTGGATGTTTGCAGAACGATGAAAGATCATTCCTTAGGTCCAGAATAGAGGGAACTTCAGGATCTTACCCATTTGAGAATCTTAGAACAGCTGCTGATAAACTCTTTTTACATGGCAGCTCAGATTTGGTTGTTGCAAAGCAAGCCATT TTTctttattacttgtttgatcGGCACTGGACTACccctgaagaacattggaaGCACATTGTAGATGATTTTGCTGCTACCTTCGGCATAACCAGGCATTCATTGCTGGAGTCTTTTGTATTTTATCTTCTTGATGATCCCTCAGAGGAGGCACTCCAG GAAGCTTGTAGGACTCTTCCTGAAATATGTGGTCCAGAAACATATCCCAAGGTTGCACAAGTCTTGTTAGAAAGGGAAAATCCTGAAACAGCTCTTAAGGTCTTGCGTTGGTCTGGTCGTGATGGCGCATCAGAACTGGTTTCAATTGGTGAAGCTGTCACAGCTGTTCGTGTGAGAGTGGAATGTGGTCTTTTGAGTGAGGCATTCACATACCAAAGGACTCTCTGCCTGAAAGTGAAGGAGAATGAATTGAAAAATGGACCTGTGAAACATGTGGCTGATGATGGAGACAGCTTGAGTTGGACGGAATGGATGGAGATACTTGTGAACGAATTTTGCTGCCTATCTATTAGGAGAAACGTGGTTGATCGAATCATTGAGTTGCCGTGGAACCCAGATGAAGAGAAATATCTGCACAGATGCTTATTAGATTCTGCAACCGATGACCCCTCATCAGCTGTGGGTAGTCTTTTGGTTGTCTTCTATCTTCAG CGCTACCGATACATCCAGGCGTACCAAATCGATCTAAGGCTTCAGAAAATTGAAGAGGCCTTTGTATCCGAAAATCGAATTGGGGAAGAAGTAATGTCCAGAATGCGATCACAGAGTCATTGGAGAAAAGAATTAGTT GATAAAGCCATAGATATACTACCAGCAATACAGCAGCAGCAAGTCAGATCTGGTCAGTTTTCTGAGATGGAAGATACCTCCGAAAGTGCTTATGAAGCAGCGACAAGCACTGATCTTCCAGAAGCAAAGCAGTCAAGTGTTCCCGTTTCTACTAATTCCGTGTTTCTCCAACGGACTAAGGACGGTGGCGCTAGAGAGCCAGTGGCTAATAACGGCAGCAGTCCTTTTCAACCCAGTCGTTTGATAGGATCCGCTTCCATTGATATCTCCCATGGAAAGCTATTCACAAGCGCAAATAGAGGACAGAAGAGTGAAGTCAGAAGCATAACCAAGGCTCTGAAATTCGGTGAAGCGTCCACACCGTTCAAAGATCTTAACAGAGCTCGTGGGAACAGCCAGCTCAAGGGAAGGAGGACTGAAGACACATCTCCAGAAATAAACGTTGATAGATTCATGGACTCTCCTTACCTCACAGCTAATAGTCCTGTCACAATGAAACCTCGCAGCACGCATCTCAATGGATCTGCCCCAAAACCGGAATCCACTTTCTTTGGCGTAAGAATGCAACAAGATAGAGAACACCCGAGCCATTTGGATGATCCAATGGACATGTCTTCAAG CTTGAAGAACAACAACAATGTATTGGCCACGGAGAGCAGAAATAAAAGTGGAGGATTAAGGTGGCGATCAGATGAAGGAAGCGATGAGGAAAGTGAACCGATGTGGGGCATGGAGCCGACTAGTTCCGGTTCCATGCCGGTTAAGGGAAGGAGGACACGTAGATTCACTGCAAgatga
- the LOC106450267 gene encoding protein YIPF1 homolog, producing the protein MDESFANLQTSHLIGSVPAVISDDNKSSNVHITSVTEGPSANNQIFPPHQGNNNAKGYQTLDTPTERPEQQPPNNWKGFFNVYSYTQYFDVDTDVVVNRLMSSLYPTSGDFFNKIDANPDMYGLVWICTTLVFVLSSLGNCATYLVKKRTDSEAPWVFDVNYINLAASIIYGYAIIVPLAFYFSLRYMGSRADLLRFWCLWGYSLFIFIPTSLPLLIPVEFLRWVIILSAGSASSCFVALNLRSYLEGSNDMTVVMAVAFGLQMVLSIFIKVWFFP; encoded by the exons ATGGATGAGTCGTTCGCTAATCTACAGACGAGCCATTTGATTGGTTCAGTTCCC GCTGTGATCAGCGACGACAACAAAAGCTCAAATGTACATATAACAAGCGTAACCGAAG GCCCATCTGCGAACAATCAGATATTTCCACCGCATCAAGGAAACAACAATGCAAAGGGTTATCAAACTCTTGACACCCCAACAG AAAGACCTGAACAACAGCCACCAAACAACTGGAAGGGGTTCTTTAACGTCTACTCGTACACGCAGTACTTCGACGTGGACACTGATGTTGTTGTGAATAGACTGATGAGCTCCTTGTATCCCACTAGTGGTGATTTTTTCAACAAGATTGATGCCAACCCTGATAT GTATGGACTTGTTTGGATCTGCACTACGCTTGTGTTTGTGCTTTCTTCTCTCGGAAACTGCGCCACGTACCTCGTGAAGAAACGAACCGACAGTGAAGCACCTTGGGTCTTTGACGTGAACTACATAAACTTGGCAGCATCTATAATCTATGGCTACGCAATAATCGTGCCTCTGGCGTTTTACTTCTCGCTCCGGTACATGGGGTCCAGAGCCGATCTTCTAAGATTCTGGTGCCTCTGGGGTTACTCTCTCTTCATTTTCATTCCAACCTCT ctgcCATTGCTTATTCCAGTGGAGTTTCTGAGGTGGGTGATCATACTCTCAGCTGGTAGCGCATCGTCGTGCTTTGTTGCTCTTAATCTACGGTCTTACCTTGAAGGGAGCAATGATATGACTGTTGTAATGGCTGTAGCGTTTGGTCTGCAAATGGTTCTTTCAATCTTCATCAAAGTCTGGTTCTTTCCTTAA